One genomic window of Candidatus Pseudobacter hemicellulosilyticus includes the following:
- a CDS encoding acetyl-CoA carboxylase carboxyltransferase subunit alpha has protein sequence MPSDKNRQFLDFERPIKELFDDIEGLKQKAEKSKIDLSDPIKKLEERVIETRRSITQNLTPWQKVQLSRHPDRPYTLKYIDKMTTDFVELHGDRNVRDDKAMVGGFATIEGETVMIIGQQKGINTKARQLRNFGMANPEGYRKALRLMKLAEKFNKPIITLIDTPGAYPGLEAEERGQGEAIARNIYEMHRLKVPVICVIIGEGASGGAMGIGVGDRVFMLENTWYTVISPESCSSILWRSWDYKEKAAEQLKLTPDYMHQFGLIDGIIPEPLGGAHWDYIEAANLLKSVVHEALAELKQMDPEERVKQRIAKFQRMGFWDETPAEALEIQAAEQAQ, from the coding sequence ATGCCGTCAGACAAAAACCGTCAGTTCCTCGACTTCGAACGACCCATCAAAGAACTCTTTGACGATATCGAGGGACTTAAACAAAAGGCAGAGAAAAGCAAGATAGACCTGAGCGATCCCATCAAGAAGCTGGAGGAACGTGTCATTGAAACCCGCCGGTCTATCACCCAGAACCTCACCCCCTGGCAAAAAGTTCAACTCAGTCGACACCCCGACCGCCCCTATACATTAAAGTACATAGACAAAATGACCACTGACTTCGTGGAACTGCATGGGGACCGCAACGTGCGCGACGACAAAGCCATGGTGGGCGGATTTGCCACCATTGAAGGGGAGACCGTCATGATCATCGGACAACAGAAAGGGATCAATACCAAGGCCCGCCAGCTGCGCAACTTCGGTATGGCCAACCCCGAAGGCTACCGCAAAGCCCTCCGACTCATGAAACTGGCCGAAAAGTTCAATAAACCCATCATTACCCTTATTGATACTCCCGGCGCCTACCCCGGCCTCGAAGCCGAAGAACGTGGCCAGGGTGAAGCCATCGCCCGGAACATCTATGAGATGCACCGCCTTAAAGTGCCGGTCATCTGCGTGATCATCGGCGAAGGCGCCTCTGGTGGCGCCATGGGCATCGGCGTGGGCGACCGCGTCTTCATGCTGGAAAATACCTGGTATACGGTGATCTCTCCGGAGTCCTGCAGCTCCATCCTCTGGCGTTCCTGGGACTATAAGGAGAAAGCAGCGGAACAACTGAAGCTCACGCCCGACTACATGCACCAGTTCGGCCTGATCGACGGTATCATCCCCGAGCCCCTCGGTGGCGCCCACTGGGATTATATTGAGGCAGCCAACCTGCTGAAATCAGTCGTACATGAAGCGCTGGCCGAGCTTAAACAAATGGATCCCGAGGAACGCGTTAAACAACGTATCGCCAAGTTCCAGCGCATGGGCTTCTGGGACGAAACACCAGCTGAAGCACTGGAGATCCAGGCGGCAGAGCAGGCTCAGTAG
- a CDS encoding transposase yields MKKQTRRKFSPSFKAKVALEAIKGQVTLAELATKYEVNQVIIARWKAEFLANMSAAFEKPDKTEEPSVDTQELYAQIGQLKVENEFLKKSFKKLGG; encoded by the coding sequence ATGAAAAAGCAAACACGAAGAAAATTCAGTCCTTCCTTCAAAGCCAAAGTGGCTCTGGAAGCAATTAAGGGGCAGGTTACGCTCGCAGAGCTGGCCACAAAATACGAGGTGAACCAGGTTATTATCGCACGCTGGAAGGCCGAATTCTTGGCTAATATGAGTGCGGCCTTTGAAAAGCCTGATAAGACAGAGGAGCCCTCCGTAGATACCCAGGAGTTATATGCCCAAATCGGGCAGCTCAAGGTAGAGAATGAGTTCTTAAAAAAAAGCTTCAAGAAACTTGGGGGGTAG
- a CDS encoding FecR domain-containing protein produces the protein MERIEYLIRKFWEGNTANQERKELFALLKENEAAFQAFLESQYRNNAQLPVELLDSATSTTILSQLHAQIGQQQQAKVIKLRKLRWVAAAAVLIMVSVAGFRYLVPQGNAPIAEIKPTAAIRLLTQSSNAGTAPQQLHLQDGSVVTLYPGSTISYYTPFDSTDRNIQLQGNAYFKVAKSKNHPFAVTAGECTTTALGTEFLVSTRSDSTISIKLIEGRVVVRPKATKAANPGNTTDVATNANTASELNVTQPAFPGETYLQAGEELVMNFASKQQKLLTPVLAKAAPKKDVPVQPKTEETASTNGLEFNRAPLQQIFDQLSKQYHINIQYNPEEIQSLTFSGSFRSTDSYQKMLKLICTMNDLSLTEQDGKMLIQRKP, from the coding sequence ATGGAAAGAATTGAATATTTAATACGGAAGTTCTGGGAAGGAAATACCGCCAATCAGGAGCGAAAAGAACTGTTCGCACTATTGAAGGAGAATGAAGCTGCTTTCCAGGCTTTCCTGGAAAGCCAGTACAGGAATAACGCCCAGCTGCCGGTTGAGCTGCTGGATTCGGCTACCTCTACAACTATCCTGTCTCAATTACATGCACAGATCGGGCAACAACAGCAAGCCAAGGTCATCAAATTGAGGAAACTCAGATGGGTGGCTGCCGCCGCTGTACTGATCATGGTTTCAGTAGCAGGCTTCCGGTACCTGGTTCCCCAGGGTAATGCACCAATAGCGGAAATAAAGCCAACAGCAGCCATCCGCTTATTGACCCAATCATCCAATGCCGGCACAGCACCTCAACAACTCCATCTCCAGGACGGCTCAGTGGTTACCCTGTATCCAGGATCAACCATCAGCTACTATACCCCCTTCGATAGCACGGATAGAAATATCCAGCTCCAGGGGAACGCCTATTTCAAAGTAGCCAAATCTAAAAACCATCCTTTTGCTGTGACCGCCGGTGAATGCACCACCACCGCCTTAGGAACTGAATTCCTGGTCTCTACCCGGTCTGATAGCACCATCAGCATCAAACTCATCGAGGGTAGGGTAGTGGTCAGACCCAAAGCTACGAAAGCAGCAAATCCAGGCAATACAACGGACGTAGCTACCAACGCCAACACAGCAAGCGAGCTAAACGTAACCCAACCCGCCTTCCCCGGCGAAACCTACCTCCAAGCCGGTGAAGAACTGGTCATGAACTTTGCTTCAAAACAACAAAAGCTGCTGACTCCTGTGCTGGCCAAAGCCGCACCCAAAAAGGATGTTCCGGTACAGCCAAAAACAGAAGAAACAGCCAGCACCAATGGACTGGAATTCAACCGGGCGCCCCTACAACAAATTTTCGATCAGCTGAGCAAGCAATACCATATCAATATCCAATACAACCCGGAAGAAATACAATCGCTCACTTTCAGCGGATCATTCAGATCAACCGATAGCTACCAGAAAATGTTGAAGCTCATCTGCACCATGAACGACCTGTCGCTAACAGAACAGGATGGAAAAATGCTGATCCAGCGTAAACCTTAA
- a CDS encoding sigma-70 family RNA polymerase sigma factor, with protein MSCYTDEISVLKDLARGDIEAFNYLYHKYHQRIYANIFKVVSVPDSAQDILQEVFMTLWNKREQLGNTENIGSWLFVVSYNKAISHLRAIIKLTTTGLDEIIENTLLADESSTHTEQTYSLQLALLHEAVDTLPSRKREVFKLCHYEGRSYDEVASMLGISVQSVKDYLKQSTAMIRSYVNNQRIRKESITVLGLIAVLAGS; from the coding sequence ATGAGTTGTTACACTGACGAGATCAGCGTTTTGAAGGATCTGGCGCGGGGAGATATTGAGGCTTTTAATTACTTATACCATAAGTATCATCAGCGGATCTATGCTAATATATTCAAGGTGGTGTCGGTTCCGGATTCTGCCCAGGATATTCTGCAGGAAGTCTTTATGACCTTATGGAATAAGCGGGAACAGCTCGGTAACACGGAAAATATTGGCTCCTGGTTATTTGTTGTCAGCTACAATAAAGCTATCAGCCATCTGCGGGCTATTATCAAGCTCACCACTACCGGCCTGGACGAAATCATAGAAAATACCCTGCTGGCCGATGAATCCTCCACCCATACAGAACAGACCTACTCCCTCCAGCTGGCTTTACTCCATGAAGCCGTAGACACGCTCCCAAGCAGGAAAAGAGAAGTCTTCAAACTCTGCCATTACGAAGGTCGGAGCTATGATGAAGTAGCCAGTATGCTTGGGATTTCCGTGCAGTCCGTTAAGGATTACCTGAAGCAGTCTACTGCCATGATCAGGTCTTATGTAAATAACCAGCGGATCAGGAAAGAATCAATTACAGTGCTGGGCTTGATTGCCGTCCTGGCAGGATCTTGA
- a CDS encoding IS3 family transposase — translation MSVRRQCELLTVNRSTLYYKPIGEKPENIKMMEIMDKHLTMHPTEGVVSLVYYFRNKGYQVGPKRIRRLLKIMGRQTIYRRKNLTKQGLKQFIKPYLLKGMKITRANQVWSTDITYIPMRTGFMYLTAIMDIYSRRIVGWGISNSLAATWCKEVLQDAILQHGKPEIINSDQGCQYTSAVWTQYLEGEQILASMDGKGRALDNVWIERFWKSLKYDYVYLNPAEDGFELLEGVQNHIGYYHDKIHHTTCETPNERYQRSLQQAA, via the coding sequence ATATCTGTTCGCCGGCAGTGTGAATTGCTTACAGTAAACCGCAGTACACTGTATTATAAACCTATTGGAGAGAAGCCGGAGAACATTAAGATGATGGAGATCATGGATAAGCACCTGACTATGCATCCAACGGAAGGTGTAGTATCGCTGGTTTACTATTTTCGCAACAAAGGCTACCAGGTTGGCCCCAAGCGGATCAGGCGCTTGTTGAAAATAATGGGACGCCAGACTATTTACCGCCGAAAGAATCTGACGAAGCAAGGATTGAAGCAGTTTATAAAACCGTATTTGCTCAAAGGGATGAAGATTACCCGTGCCAATCAAGTTTGGTCGACCGACATCACTTATATCCCAATGCGTACAGGATTTATGTATCTGACGGCGATCATGGATATATACAGCCGCCGGATTGTTGGATGGGGCATCAGTAACTCTTTAGCAGCCACCTGGTGTAAAGAAGTACTGCAAGACGCAATACTCCAACATGGCAAGCCAGAGATCATCAATTCTGATCAGGGTTGTCAATATACCAGTGCCGTATGGACACAGTATCTCGAGGGGGAACAAATACTTGCATCTATGGATGGGAAAGGGAGAGCCCTCGATAATGTGTGGATTGAACGTTTCTGGAAATCCTTGAAATACGATTATGTCTACTTAAATCCCGCCGAAGATGGTTTTGAACTGTTAGAAGGAGTTCAAAACCATATCGGCTACTATCATGACAAAATTCATCATACCACCTGTGAAACACCCAATGAACGATATCAAAGATCTTTGCAGCAAGCTGCTTGA
- a CDS encoding TonB-dependent receptor, with protein MKRMSKFMLLSLLLVIGLSAVAQKAVMKGTVLDDDDNPLENVTVEARLAGDTTGLVTRTDDKGLFVFNNLKADRKYDFRFSSVGFEGYRIGSFLVVGGDNNSLLVRLKEQMKLLEDVVVMGYGTARKKDLTGAIGTVQGEELLERQTTQISSALQGILPGVTVTRSSSAPGAGATVRVRGITSMRNNGPLIIVDGVPVNSINDINPNDVENISVLKDAASASIYGARAAAGVVLITTKRGKGGKISIEYNYNHARDYASDMPDYADAVTYMKIVNEREWNQSGAVAGANEFSIYDEELINNYWALNKQNPDQYPNTDWVGLILKNNVPRQNHQLSFSKGGTRVSVAYDNVDGLFKNNLDWKRYMIRANNSINFAKWLEATVDIQLRATDAINPVFSPSNQMRYAAPVYAGLYSDGRMAGGKDGTNPYGLMMEGGRVKTSNYLFNGKFALNLKPIKDVTVTGVFAPIYNFEKAKSFSNRVPYYAQWDETEVSGYLEGSNNQNLVEDRNDNHSYTTQVFANYNKSFGGHNLNLMAGYEGYYYFYESVMASRNQFALPYYPYLTAGPGDLKDNDGDAYENAYKSAFGRIMYNWKSKYLFQLNVRRDGSSRFHQDHRWGTFPSMSAGWVVSEESFVKNNLPFISSLKLRGSWGQLGDERIGNYTYQSYIEFNNPTLYVGSTPSAVQGASAYQYAIKNNTWETTTTTNIGIDLGLFNDRLHVTGDYYRKNTKDMLIQVNIPLFMGYTDPYQNVGEMQTKGWDLNLGWQDKIGELSYGVNVNVFDYKSVMGYIRNTQQDNKSDWTLVREGDEYLSYYGYLSDGIYQVGDELGATTSSVVGPGDVRYKDISGPDGKPDGIINDYDRVALGGSLPRFNFGGRLNLEYKGFDFMLIFQGVGKTNSIMTTQMSQPVRGDWYNVPQIIVGNYWSHYNTEEQNRKVSYPRIMRDANANNYAASDFWLFDGSYFRIKNISLGYTLPQNTISRLHLNNVRFYVSLQDFFTRSKFPKGWDPEVSSTGYPITKSVLFGVNVKL; from the coding sequence ATGAAAAGGATGTCAAAATTCATGCTATTGAGCCTCCTGCTGGTGATCGGCCTGTCGGCTGTTGCTCAAAAAGCGGTCATGAAAGGAACTGTGCTGGACGATGACGATAACCCGCTTGAAAATGTTACCGTAGAAGCAAGACTGGCCGGTGATACCACCGGACTGGTGACCAGGACGGACGACAAAGGACTGTTTGTTTTCAACAACCTGAAAGCAGACAGAAAATATGATTTCCGGTTCAGCAGCGTAGGCTTTGAAGGCTACCGCATCGGTTCTTTCCTGGTAGTCGGAGGCGATAATAACAGCCTGCTTGTTCGCCTGAAAGAACAGATGAAACTTCTGGAAGACGTAGTGGTGATGGGCTACGGCACCGCCAGGAAGAAAGACCTGACCGGCGCTATCGGCACTGTCCAGGGAGAAGAACTGCTGGAGCGACAAACAACCCAGATCAGCTCCGCCCTCCAGGGCATTCTGCCAGGTGTGACTGTCACCAGGTCCAGCTCGGCGCCAGGCGCCGGCGCTACCGTCCGGGTTCGGGGTATAACCTCCATGCGCAACAACGGTCCGCTCATTATTGTGGACGGCGTCCCCGTCAACAGCATCAACGATATTAACCCCAACGATGTAGAAAATATCTCTGTACTCAAAGACGCTGCCTCCGCCTCCATCTATGGCGCCAGGGCCGCCGCCGGCGTAGTGCTGATCACTACCAAACGCGGTAAAGGCGGTAAGATCAGCATTGAATATAATTACAACCACGCCCGCGACTATGCCAGCGATATGCCGGATTATGCCGATGCCGTTACCTATATGAAGATCGTCAACGAACGGGAATGGAACCAGTCCGGCGCTGTAGCCGGCGCCAATGAATTCTCCATCTATGATGAAGAACTGATCAATAACTATTGGGCGCTGAACAAACAGAACCCCGATCAGTATCCCAACACTGACTGGGTAGGCCTGATCCTCAAGAACAATGTCCCCCGCCAGAACCACCAGCTGAGTTTCTCCAAAGGCGGCACCAGGGTTAGCGTAGCCTATGATAATGTTGATGGATTATTCAAAAATAACCTCGACTGGAAACGCTATATGATCCGCGCCAATAATTCCATCAACTTCGCCAAATGGCTGGAAGCTACAGTGGATATCCAGTTGCGGGCTACTGACGCTATCAATCCCGTGTTCAGCCCCTCCAACCAGATGCGCTACGCGGCGCCCGTATACGCCGGCCTCTACAGCGATGGCAGGATGGCTGGTGGTAAAGACGGCACCAACCCCTACGGACTGATGATGGAAGGTGGAAGGGTGAAGACCAGCAACTACCTCTTCAATGGTAAGTTTGCCCTTAACCTCAAACCCATAAAGGATGTTACTGTCACAGGTGTTTTTGCTCCCATCTACAATTTTGAAAAAGCAAAATCTTTCAGCAACCGCGTTCCTTATTATGCCCAATGGGATGAAACAGAAGTCAGCGGTTACCTGGAAGGTTCCAATAACCAGAACCTCGTAGAAGACAGGAATGATAACCACTCCTATACCACCCAGGTGTTTGCCAACTACAACAAGAGTTTCGGCGGACATAACCTGAACCTGATGGCCGGGTACGAAGGTTACTATTATTTCTACGAGTCTGTAATGGCCTCCCGCAACCAGTTTGCCCTGCCTTATTATCCTTACCTGACCGCCGGTCCCGGCGATCTGAAGGACAATGATGGCGATGCTTATGAGAATGCTTACAAATCTGCCTTCGGTCGGATCATGTACAACTGGAAATCGAAATACCTGTTCCAGCTGAATGTTCGTCGCGATGGTTCTTCCCGGTTCCATCAGGATCACCGCTGGGGTACTTTCCCTTCTATGTCGGCCGGATGGGTAGTGTCTGAAGAATCTTTCGTGAAGAACAACCTGCCCTTTATCTCCTCGTTGAAACTGCGTGGTTCCTGGGGACAGCTCGGTGATGAGCGCATCGGTAACTACACTTACCAATCTTATATTGAATTCAACAACCCCACACTGTATGTAGGCTCTACTCCGTCCGCAGTACAGGGCGCCTCCGCCTACCAGTACGCCATCAAGAATAATACCTGGGAAACTACTACCACTACCAATATTGGCATTGATCTGGGCCTGTTCAACGATAGGCTGCATGTTACCGGCGACTACTACCGGAAGAATACCAAAGACATGCTGATCCAGGTGAATATCCCCCTGTTCATGGGTTATACTGATCCCTACCAGAACGTAGGTGAAATGCAGACCAAAGGATGGGACCTGAACCTGGGCTGGCAGGATAAGATCGGCGAGCTGAGCTATGGTGTAAATGTGAATGTGTTCGACTATAAATCTGTCATGGGGTATATCCGGAATACCCAGCAGGATAATAAATCCGACTGGACTCTGGTCCGTGAGGGCGACGAATACCTGAGCTATTATGGTTACCTGAGCGATGGTATCTACCAGGTAGGGGATGAACTGGGCGCCACCACATCCTCCGTTGTAGGCCCCGGCGATGTCCGCTACAAAGACATCAGCGGCCCCGATGGCAAACCTGATGGCATCATCAACGATTATGATCGCGTAGCACTGGGCGGCTCCCTGCCAAGATTCAATTTTGGTGGCCGGCTGAACCTCGAATACAAAGGATTCGATTTTATGCTCATCTTCCAGGGCGTAGGTAAAACCAACTCCATCATGACCACCCAGATGAGCCAGCCTGTAAGGGGCGACTGGTACAATGTGCCCCAGATCATTGTCGGCAACTACTGGAGCCACTACAATACAGAAGAACAGAACAGGAAGGTCAGCTATCCCCGCATCATGCGCGATGCCAATGCCAATAACTATGCGGCTTCTGATTTCTGGCTCTTTGACGGCTCCTATTTCCGGATCAAGAATATCAGCCTGGGCTATACACTGCCTCAAAACACTATCTCCAGGCTGCACCTGAACAATGTTCGCTTCTATGTAAGCCTGCAGGATTTCTTCACCCGGAGTAAATTCCCCAAAGGCTGGGACCCTGAAGTTAGCTCTACCGGCTACCCGATCACAAAATCAGTATTGTTTGGTGTTAACGTAAAATTATAG
- a CDS encoding SMI1/KNR4 family protein — MNIQEVIQALFQFSDRIFTKEAPADRVDIEKFEERYGLKLPQDYIELLLVTNGCSLMGSTVYGVGASATDSLDELYIFEHTAVENEMYDYLVPFSPDGFGNHYCFDTRSHGDRSCLVVFWQHDYEYTAEDVPEITHDSFAGWVKTVMIGWTLEAYDHEGNRR, encoded by the coding sequence ATGAACATTCAGGAAGTAATACAGGCTCTTTTCCAGTTTTCCGATAGAATATTCACCAAAGAGGCACCGGCCGACAGGGTGGATATAGAAAAATTTGAAGAGCGATATGGACTGAAATTACCCCAGGATTATATTGAGCTGCTACTGGTTACCAATGGTTGTAGTTTAATGGGAAGTACCGTGTATGGGGTGGGAGCGTCTGCTACCGACTCCCTGGACGAACTATATATCTTCGAGCATACAGCTGTCGAAAACGAGATGTATGATTACCTGGTACCATTTTCCCCCGATGGCTTCGGTAATCATTATTGTTTTGATACCCGGAGCCATGGGGATAGGTCCTGCCTGGTTGTTTTCTGGCAACATGATTATGAGTACACAGCGGAAGATGTTCCTGAAATAACGCACGATTCTTTTGCCGGTTGGGTGAAGACAGTTATGATTGGCTGGACGTTGGAGGCTTATGATCACGAAGGTAATCGCAGGTAG
- a CDS encoding helix-turn-helix transcriptional regulator yields the protein MRKEKNMSQVDLEVQSGIYIAEISKMENGLQNLEFYTLSKLAFALKVQLQDFFNFELISSDNEEAG from the coding sequence ATTCGAAAAGAGAAGAATATGAGCCAGGTTGATCTGGAGGTGCAATCAGGAATTTATATCGCGGAAATTAGTAAGATGGAAAATGGGTTGCAGAATTTAGAATTTTATACGTTGTCCAAATTGGCTTTTGCCTTGAAAGTTCAACTACAAGACTTCTTTAATTTTGAACTTATATCTTCTGACAATGAGGAAGCAGGCTAA
- a CDS encoding DUF1304 domain-containing protein: MGTLAIILTAFVALEHLYILWMEMFAWETVGKKTFKTLPAELFKPTKGLAANQGLYNGFLAAGLVWSFFIQDTTWSDNIRIFFLTCVIVAGLFGALTASRKIFFVQALPAIIALVVVLLS; the protein is encoded by the coding sequence ATGGGTACATTAGCAATCATCCTTACCGCATTTGTTGCCCTCGAACATCTATATATCCTCTGGATGGAAATGTTTGCCTGGGAGACCGTTGGAAAGAAAACATTTAAAACATTGCCGGCGGAACTATTTAAACCCACCAAAGGATTAGCAGCCAATCAGGGGCTTTACAATGGTTTTCTTGCAGCAGGGCTTGTCTGGTCCTTTTTTATACAGGATACTACCTGGTCTGATAATATTCGTATTTTCTTCCTCACCTGTGTTATTGTAGCAGGTTTATTCGGGGCCTTGACGGCATCCCGAAAGATCTTCTTTGTGCAGGCACTTCCTGCAATAATCGCTTTGGTAGTAGTGCTGCTGTCCTAA
- a CDS encoding GH92 family glycosyl hydrolase, protein MISRTFFLFATIAGLLFLPNPSPAQESLADQVDLFMGVHGNSNCVIGPQLPHGSINPSPQTPKGKHGGYVEDQPIRGFGQLHVSGTGWGRYGQVLLSPQTGFSAAEDGHDSPKSSETATPYYYSVVLDRYGIKAELAPTHHCAIYRFTYSKAGAANLLLDIAHNIPRDIAPEVKGEFLGGQIAHDPKTNSLSGWGEYAGGFGSGLPYRVYFAITIGSRVQKVQISNKDSSSLYAQIQFPANTTTVDVRVGISLKSVANARQYLAVETGSAALETVKAKAKALWEETLSAITITCGTPAEKRLFYTALYHSFVMPRDRTGDNPHWESQQPHLDDHYCVWDTWRTKYPLMVLLQESFVSNTINSFIDRFEHLGVCNPTFTSSLDWDQKQGGDDVDNIIADAIVKNVKGFDQEKAYRLLLWNARNARHPEYRQLGWMPETGKLMGCSYGMEYAYNDFCTAQVAALLQDSANAHSLLQRSGSWEQLFNSALNSRGFSGFVGPKKTDGTWINIDPAKFYGSWVEYFYEGNSWGYTLFTPHAFDRLIQLCGGEEKMIQRLSYGFDNKLIDLGNEPGFLAPFIFSHCHRPDLTSKYVNHIRSSSFSLQKGYPDNEDSGAMGSWYVFTSIGLFPNAGQDFYYLLPPAFCNSVVKMENGKKIRIETIRAQPEDDTVETILLNGKPLDKPVVYHRDLADGATITFKFKGN, encoded by the coding sequence ATGATCTCACGAACCTTTTTCCTTTTTGCCACGATTGCAGGGCTGCTATTCCTGCCCAATCCATCTCCTGCCCAGGAATCCCTTGCCGACCAGGTAGACCTGTTTATGGGTGTACACGGTAACAGCAACTGCGTCATCGGACCGCAGCTTCCACATGGTTCTATCAACCCATCTCCCCAAACTCCCAAAGGGAAACATGGTGGTTATGTAGAGGATCAGCCGATCAGGGGTTTTGGTCAGCTGCATGTATCTGGCACAGGATGGGGTCGTTACGGCCAGGTGTTACTTTCTCCCCAGACTGGTTTTTCTGCCGCTGAGGACGGGCATGATTCGCCCAAATCTTCCGAAACGGCTACGCCCTATTACTATAGTGTAGTGCTGGACCGCTATGGCATCAAAGCCGAACTGGCCCCCACCCACCATTGCGCCATTTACCGTTTTACTTATTCCAAAGCCGGAGCAGCCAATTTATTACTGGACATCGCCCATAATATTCCCCGCGACATTGCCCCGGAAGTTAAAGGGGAGTTCCTTGGCGGACAGATAGCACATGATCCCAAAACCAACAGCCTCTCCGGATGGGGCGAATACGCCGGAGGATTTGGCAGCGGTCTCCCCTATCGCGTGTACTTTGCCATTACCATTGGTAGCCGGGTGCAGAAGGTCCAGATCAGCAACAAAGACTCCAGCTCCCTGTATGCGCAGATCCAATTTCCGGCCAACACAACAACGGTGGATGTCCGGGTAGGCATATCCCTGAAAAGTGTAGCCAATGCCCGGCAGTACCTTGCTGTCGAAACAGGCAGCGCAGCCCTGGAAACTGTGAAGGCAAAAGCGAAGGCATTATGGGAAGAAACCTTGTCGGCCATTACTATTACCTGCGGTACGCCTGCGGAAAAGCGGCTCTTCTACACCGCCCTCTACCATAGTTTTGTTATGCCCAGGGACCGTACCGGCGATAATCCGCACTGGGAAAGCCAACAGCCCCACCTGGACGACCACTACTGCGTATGGGATACCTGGCGAACCAAGTACCCGCTGATGGTCCTGTTGCAGGAAAGCTTTGTCAGCAATACCATCAACTCCTTTATTGACCGTTTTGAACACCTCGGCGTATGCAATCCCACCTTCACCAGCTCGCTGGACTGGGATCAGAAGCAGGGTGGTGACGACGTAGACAATATCATTGCCGATGCCATTGTAAAAAACGTCAAAGGATTCGACCAGGAAAAAGCTTACCGACTGCTACTATGGAATGCCCGGAACGCCAGGCATCCGGAATACCGTCAACTGGGCTGGATGCCTGAGACCGGTAAACTGATGGGCTGCAGCTATGGAATGGAATATGCCTATAACGATTTCTGTACGGCGCAGGTAGCAGCGCTGCTGCAGGACAGCGCCAACGCACACTCACTACTGCAGCGCTCCGGCAGTTGGGAGCAGCTTTTCAATTCAGCCCTCAACAGCCGCGGGTTTAGCGGCTTCGTAGGTCCTAAAAAAACTGATGGTACCTGGATCAATATAGACCCCGCCAAATTCTACGGCTCCTGGGTAGAATATTTCTATGAAGGCAATTCCTGGGGGTATACGCTTTTTACGCCTCATGCCTTTGACCGGCTGATCCAGCTGTGCGGCGGTGAAGAAAAGATGATCCAGCGCCTCAGCTATGGCTTCGACAACAAACTGATTGACCTGGGCAACGAACCGGGATTTCTTGCTCCCTTTATTTTCAGCCATTGCCACAGGCCCGATCTTACCAGCAAATATGTAAACCATATCAGGAGCAGCAGCTTTTCCTTACAGAAAGGGTATCCTGACAATGAGGATAGCGGCGCCATGGGTTCCTGGTATGTCTTTACCTCTATAGGTCTTTTCCCCAATGCCGGCCAGGATTTTTATTACCTGCTGCCGCCTGCTTTTTGCAATAGTGTAGTAAAGATGGAAAATGGTAAGAAGATCAGGATAGAAACCATCCGCGCACAACCGGAGGATGATACTGTTGAGACCATTCTCCTTAACGGTAAACCACTGGATAAACCTGTTGTCTATCATCGTGATCTCGCAGATGGAGCTACCATTACTTTTAAGTTCAAAGGCAATTGA